Proteins encoded within one genomic window of Deltaproteobacteria bacterium:
- a CDS encoding zinc dependent phospholipase C family protein: MYTWWCFLFACLVWSAPAFAWGPGMHLELAQWCLGHIALAAPVVARLLRRYPHDFIYGAVSPDIFLSKKRAGYLFHCHQWGMGKLLLSEAGTDRLRAAVYGYLVHLAADVVAHGYYIPYKIVRSFKARLLGHTYWEMRFDLSVSRETWAVIPALVQGDFREFDRLLERVLRKTLFSFRTSKRIFATILVMHRLQQLRHGLQAYAHRSRWSLREERVRHFRRLVERTVLDFLRAPETAPCLAGDPTGMSREHEAVVQWRQLRRTWRKGEKSETEIEHFLQRCDRRLYEAVYEPVVEWPTL; this comes from the coding sequence ATGTACACATGGTGGTGCTTCCTCTTCGCGTGTCTTGTTTGGTCCGCGCCGGCGTTTGCGTGGGGGCCGGGGATGCATCTCGAATTGGCGCAGTGGTGTTTGGGGCACATCGCGTTGGCGGCGCCGGTGGTGGCGCGGCTGTTGCGGCGGTATCCGCATGACTTCATTTACGGTGCGGTGAGTCCCGATATTTTTCTCTCCAAGAAGCGCGCGGGCTATCTGTTTCACTGCCATCAGTGGGGCATGGGGAAGTTATTGTTGAGCGAGGCCGGCACGGATCGGCTGCGCGCGGCAGTGTATGGCTATCTCGTTCATTTGGCGGCGGATGTGGTGGCGCACGGGTATTACATTCCGTACAAGATCGTTCGCAGTTTCAAGGCGCGGTTACTCGGCCATACCTATTGGGAGATGCGCTTCGACTTGTCGGTATCGCGCGAGACGTGGGCCGTGATTCCGGCGTTGGTGCAGGGAGACTTTCGCGAATTCGATCGACTGCTGGAGCGCGTGTTACGTAAGACGCTTTTTTCGTTTCGTACCAGCAAGCGCATTTTCGCGACGATTTTAGTGATGCATCGTCTCCAGCAGTTGCGTCACGGGTTGCAAGCCTATGCGCATCGGTCGCGTTGGTCGCTCCGGGAGGAACGCGTGCGGCATTTTCGGCGATTAGTGGAACGAACGGTATTGGATTTTCTCCGCGCGCCAGAGACCGCGCCGTGCCTGGCCGGCGATCCGACCGGGATGTCGCGCGAACACGAGGCCGTGGTGCAGTGGCGACAATTGCGGCGGACGTGGCGGAAGGGAGAAAAAAGTGAAACGGAGATCGAACATTTCTTGCAGCGCTGCGATCGACGGTTGTATGAGGCCGTGTATGAACCGGTGGTCGAGTGGCCAACGTTGTAA
- a CDS encoding ATP-binding protein has translation MLTREFTKPLQHRLLEPAPLLQVLLGPRQVGKTTAARYIYDHWSGPKLMISADEPSPPTPEWITTHWQQIARQGPGGLFIIDEVQKVPGWSERIKALFDPVRGTGQLKVLLLGSSSLFLQRGLRESLAGRFELIQAPHWSYRECRDAFGWDLDTYLRFGAYPSSAPYIQDEARWRAYILHSIIEPVIGRDLLGLAPVTQPALFRQAFELAVHYPAQVVSLQKLLGQLQDRGNVTTVKHYLALLEQAYLIRCLQKYSGSMIRSRSSSPKIVVLNPALTHAYQAQARLAHDPTWNGLMFESMIGAHLAQRVAGTLYYWRDGQDEVDYVVVTPQATLAIEIKSGHHKKTTRGLQTFARRYPDVLCQTWDYARCLEFLETDQWLRR, from the coding sequence ATGTTAACCCGCGAATTTACTAAACCTTTACAGCACCGACTCTTGGAGCCCGCCCCGTTGCTGCAAGTGTTGCTGGGGCCTCGCCAAGTGGGAAAGACCACCGCCGCCCGATATATCTATGACCACTGGTCGGGACCGAAATTGATGATCTCGGCCGATGAGCCGAGTCCACCGACGCCGGAATGGATCACGACCCACTGGCAACAGATTGCCAGACAAGGCCCCGGGGGATTGTTTATCATCGATGAAGTCCAAAAAGTGCCGGGCTGGAGCGAACGGATCAAGGCACTCTTCGATCCGGTACGCGGCACCGGACAACTCAAGGTCTTGCTGCTCGGCTCTTCCAGCCTCTTCCTCCAACGAGGACTCCGCGAGAGTCTGGCCGGTCGCTTCGAACTCATCCAGGCCCCGCACTGGAGCTATCGCGAATGCCGCGACGCCTTCGGTTGGGACCTTGACACGTATCTCCGTTTCGGCGCCTATCCCTCTTCGGCACCATACATTCAGGATGAAGCGCGGTGGCGCGCGTACATCCTGCACAGCATCATCGAACCCGTGATCGGCCGCGATCTCTTAGGCCTCGCGCCCGTGACTCAACCCGCGCTCTTCCGCCAGGCCTTTGAATTGGCTGTCCATTACCCGGCCCAAGTCGTCAGCCTGCAAAAACTCCTCGGCCAACTGCAAGATCGCGGCAATGTCACCACCGTCAAACATTATTTGGCGCTGCTCGAGCAGGCGTACTTGATCCGTTGTCTCCAAAAATATTCCGGATCGATGATCCGCAGTCGCAGCTCCAGCCCCAAGATCGTGGTCCTGAACCCGGCCCTCACCCATGCCTATCAGGCGCAGGCCCGACTCGCACACGATCCGACCTGGAACGGGCTGATGTTCGAATCGATGATCGGCGCCCATCTCGCACAACGTGTCGCCGGGACGCTCTATTACTGGCGCGACGGACAGGATGAAGTGGACTACGTAGTCGTCACTCCCCAAGCAACGCTGGCGATCGAGATCAAATCCGGACATCACAAGAAGACGACACGCGGCTTGCAAACGTTTGCCCGTCGCTATCCGGACGTCCTTTGCCAAACTTGGGATTACGCTCGCTGTCTGGAATTTCTGGAAACAGACCAATGGCTCCGCAGGTGA
- a CDS encoding uracil-DNA glycosylase, translated as MSDTPTATDVWREVDRYLRYCEITECTLIPKPAPAAAPATTATPMVVGTPPPAETPARAPTEDPTARLAAIRAELGDCRRCRLCEGRTKLVFGVGNPFATLAFVGEGPGADEDRQGEPFVGRAGQLLNKIIEAMHLQRTDVWIGNVVKCRPPQNRAPLPDEAATCLPFLRAQLAAIRPQIIVCLGSIATRYVLGDEHLQISKVRGHFMPWNGMTVMPTYHPAFLLRNPAMKKPVWEDMQKVMEALHAQST; from the coding sequence ATGTCCGATACCCCGACAGCGACCGATGTATGGCGTGAAGTGGACCGCTATCTGCGCTATTGTGAAATCACCGAGTGCACGCTTATCCCGAAACCGGCACCCGCCGCCGCGCCGGCAACGACCGCGACGCCGATGGTGGTCGGCACTCCGCCACCGGCTGAGACACCGGCACGCGCCCCAACCGAAGATCCCACGGCACGACTCGCCGCGATCCGCGCCGAACTCGGCGATTGCCGCCGCTGCCGCCTCTGCGAAGGTCGCACCAAGCTCGTCTTCGGCGTCGGCAATCCGTTCGCCACGCTCGCGTTCGTCGGCGAAGGACCGGGAGCCGACGAAGACCGCCAAGGCGAACCGTTCGTCGGCCGCGCCGGACAGCTGCTCAACAAGATCATCGAGGCGATGCATCTGCAACGCACCGACGTCTGGATCGGCAACGTCGTCAAATGCCGTCCGCCGCAAAATCGCGCGCCGCTCCCCGACGAAGCCGCGACGTGTCTCCCCTTCCTCCGCGCCCAGCTCGCAGCGATCCGGCCGCAGATCATCGTCTGCCTGGGGAGTATCGCAACGCGCTACGTGCTCGGCGACGAACATCTCCAGATCAGCAAAGTTCGCGGGCATTTCATGCCATGGAACGGCATGACCGTGATGCCGACCTACCACCCCGCCTTCCTGCTCCGAAATCCCGCGATGAAAAAACCGGTCTGGGAAGACATGCAAAAAGTGATGGAAGCATTGCACGCCCAATCAACATGA
- a CDS encoding Ig-like domain-containing protein — MSRHTRRLSVGLGVWLATAAVFSLGCGAGLAPTGTGSTPVPIELPANFLFPGELGISVNDVRAGTALSMRPQKSLAGDTATAKALSLVETAQIRLDQILGFLMEIAVTTSDTTTSASGLLSDGTAWYIDFSNYSWPPFSTQSLTDIDCQTACSGHTAAYPLCVRLYLNDRRVWIGRFTAQPSSTSRGAGCFRTVSTNTTATTLAALFDGTESFPISGVWEQQTDADRTLELFWATTTADTNAVTVTASHATVTQQTPTASASLGTHAVETTTPIVSVASLSSYLSNDTNFSTDITALWQRASDRIRTSLTVEDTTLTDTCLTFAGLTAATGCLGSSLPPLPGTALTSDIGITDDLAADVMNAAAPTVTATSPTAGATDVSIDTAITITFDTPIDPASVTTSTISVSGGVTGTLSSDGATVTFTPTGAFAYETTYSVTASHLLQSAEGVAMNADYNWSFTTTTAPAGDPADSSPAEEPATATFALDTTFGTNGIATGDTGLGMDVAVAAERQSSGAVVVCGATNNSTLSLLTRFTADGTFDTDFTITADLAVGAISEGCYDLVLQSDDRILLAIYNQDTFVVQRYTADGALDPTWSDDGTATVPIGTSLVYTTAIALTPDGNVLAAGSAAGGDFSYNQIVLTQLNNTGAVDTAFGTDGVTVTDAGAVAGTISLVVQPDGKILVGGWVDNVTRDFLLLRYTATGALDTTFGTNGRVVTDVGYDNQLTRLVVATDGKIWAAGSRYGAQATNPFVLARYNSDGSLDTTFSDDGYLTYGGSNTAVTGIVAQRSNGSFVAPVLVRDAVTQAYSSGIIGFSSDGSLNTTEFGTTGMATTSFGTALAGATDILVLPDGNLVWSGYNITTGNLTLLRFSQ, encoded by the coding sequence ATGTCTCGACATACTCGCCGTCTCAGTGTGGGGCTCGGCGTCTGGCTGGCCACTGCTGCGGTATTCAGCCTCGGATGCGGTGCCGGACTCGCCCCCACCGGCACCGGCTCCACGCCAGTGCCGATCGAACTCCCCGCCAATTTTCTCTTTCCAGGCGAGCTCGGGATTTCCGTCAACGACGTCCGTGCCGGCACCGCTCTGTCCATGCGGCCACAGAAATCGCTCGCCGGCGACACTGCCACGGCAAAGGCGTTGTCACTCGTTGAGACCGCACAAATCCGGCTCGACCAAATCCTCGGGTTCCTGATGGAGATTGCGGTCACGACCAGCGATACGACCACCAGCGCCTCCGGCCTCTTGAGCGACGGCACCGCGTGGTATATTGATTTTTCCAATTACTCCTGGCCTCCATTTTCCACGCAATCGCTCACCGACATCGACTGCCAAACGGCCTGTTCCGGACACACAGCCGCCTATCCACTCTGCGTGCGCCTCTATTTAAACGATCGCCGTGTCTGGATCGGCCGCTTTACGGCGCAGCCCTCCAGCACCAGCCGTGGTGCCGGGTGTTTTCGGACCGTCTCGACGAATACCACCGCAACGACCCTCGCGGCGCTCTTCGACGGGACCGAATCATTTCCCATCAGTGGAGTTTGGGAACAACAAACAGACGCCGATCGCACGCTCGAACTCTTTTGGGCCACGACGACCGCCGACACCAACGCCGTGACGGTCACAGCTTCGCACGCCACAGTGACACAACAAACGCCGACCGCCTCCGCATCGCTCGGCACACACGCCGTGGAAACTACCACCCCCATTGTGTCGGTCGCGTCGCTGTCTAGTTATCTGAGCAACGATACCAATTTCAGCACTGACATCACCGCGCTGTGGCAACGCGCAAGCGATCGCATTCGCACCAGTCTCACCGTGGAAGACACGACACTGACGGATACGTGTCTCACCTTCGCCGGCCTCACGGCAGCGACAGGCTGCCTCGGGTCGAGTCTCCCACCGCTTCCCGGAACCGCCCTGACGAGCGACATCGGCATCACCGACGACTTGGCCGCCGACGTCATGAACGCTGCCGCCCCGACAGTCACGGCCACATCGCCCACTGCCGGTGCAACGGATGTGTCGATCGACACGGCCATTACGATCACGTTCGATACGCCCATCGATCCCGCCAGTGTCACGACCTCAACGATCAGCGTCAGCGGCGGCGTCACGGGGACACTCAGCAGCGACGGCGCCACCGTGACGTTCACGCCAACCGGCGCCTTCGCTTACGAGACCACGTATTCCGTCACCGCAAGTCATTTGCTGCAAAGCGCCGAGGGCGTCGCGATGAATGCCGATTACAATTGGTCGTTCACGACCACGACCGCGCCGGCCGGCGATCCGGCGGACTCGTCTCCCGCTGAAGAACCAGCGACCGCGACATTTGCGCTCGACACAACCTTCGGCACCAATGGCATCGCAACAGGAGACACCGGCTTGGGGATGGATGTCGCCGTGGCCGCAGAGCGACAATCAAGCGGTGCAGTCGTCGTATGCGGCGCGACCAATAATTCCACGCTGTCGCTGCTCACTCGCTTCACAGCGGATGGGACTTTTGACACGGACTTCACCATCACGGCCGACCTTGCGGTCGGCGCCATCAGCGAAGGCTGCTATGACCTGGTCCTCCAGAGCGATGATCGGATTCTACTGGCCATCTATAATCAAGACACCTTTGTCGTTCAACGCTACACCGCCGATGGCGCACTCGATCCGACGTGGAGCGATGACGGCACGGCCACCGTCCCGATCGGAACCAGTCTCGTGTACACAACAGCCATTGCGCTCACTCCCGATGGCAACGTCTTAGCGGCCGGTTCCGCCGCCGGCGGCGACTTCAGCTATAATCAGATCGTCCTCACACAGTTGAACAATACCGGCGCCGTCGACACTGCATTCGGAACGGATGGCGTCACGGTTACGGATGCCGGCGCTGTGGCTGGCACAATCAGCTTGGTCGTGCAGCCGGATGGGAAAATACTGGTCGGCGGTTGGGTCGACAATGTCACCCGCGACTTTCTCTTGCTCCGCTATACCGCGACTGGAGCGCTGGATACGACATTCGGCACTAACGGAAGAGTCGTGACCGACGTCGGATACGATAACCAATTAACTCGCCTCGTCGTCGCGACGGATGGAAAAATCTGGGCCGCCGGCAGTCGGTACGGCGCGCAGGCAACGAATCCCTTCGTGCTGGCACGCTATAATAGCGACGGATCACTCGACACGACGTTCAGTGACGACGGATACCTGACATATGGTGGATCCAATACGGCCGTGACCGGGATCGTCGCCCAACGCAGCAACGGCAGTTTCGTGGCCCCCGTCCTCGTGCGCGACGCCGTGACACAGGCCTACTCCTCCGGCATCATCGGATTTTCCAGCGATGGATCACTCAACACG